Below is a window of Cydia strobilella chromosome 8, ilCydStro3.1, whole genome shotgun sequence DNA.
AATTTTGCCCCTTTGTATTCCTTTACCTatggccacagaataagtaataaatagtatttacTAACGTACAGAAAAGAAACTTTCTACAAAAccaaagtttgacagcgatcCAGGGACAAATGatgttgtccctttctaatgtatggcgtTATCCCTTTCAGGCCCTTTGGCTATTTAGGGTTATCTGAggttgtgcacgcaaagggacgtcaagttgtgccaacccttgTAATTGCTcgtagcaatgctgagccgaacggagccgagaatgcccgaaaggatcAGTGTCGCCCCACTGCTAGCTATTGTGGCATGCTTGCGATATATGCCATGTGATCCTTTTATAcacgcatagagtaacttatactagagcggtactgtcatagtaacttttgtaaccccagtaaattcactgccatctgtcgacacactttaaaactaaaaattaagatttataaaaatacgataaaatgtatttaaatatacctatagataaatgattttttttatttgcattaactatttttatgattttgacccatgttctttcactgatatgcgttaaaattgttaaataacaaacgaaacagtcaacgccatctatacgacagtgggccaaaactagtggcgccctctgaacgagaatcaaattttcttgattttcgaggcacgttttttccttagactgtaaacatctattacggagttatatctatctttgatacacgtatttattaaactttcacTAGTGCGGTGATATTACATGGTTCACATCAGAGGGAAGGTATAAAGGATAAGGaatttatattttcttaaaatataggtacatacacaaGTTATTGTAGATACTTACGATGAATTTTTATATCAAAttctttacaaataaaaatctaacATCAAAAGGGGTTATTTTAGGTGTACCACTTAACTCAGGTGCTCAGTAAAGTAGTTGTGAGATGGTTATCTACAATTTAAATGGCTTAATTTGTAACTAAATAacacagtttttatttttcttatttacttatttaacataataaatatcaGTCCTACAGCCAGCGAAGCCAAAATCCATAgttaaaaacattacactctcttttttgggcagtcgtgtaaaaatattaatagtagGCAATTATGATTATTGTTTTTTTGACTATCTGAAACTGCAAATACCTTAATCTTTTGATGACAAAAAACGGCACAAAAATGGCTTCTAAAACTGCAAAATCTAAAGCTTCTTATTCTATGTAAAATAGTGTACCTACAATTCCTTTTCTCTCCCAGAGTGATTAGGGTACGAAGCGTCCAGGCATACCGTGAATAAGTGATGGCTAATCTTACTTTCCTCTTTTTAGAAAAACTCCTTTGTGGTATAGCGTGTAATTAAGGTACGGCAGGGGATTAAAAAGGTTTATCAATGTTTCGTACAGATAATGTGTTTAGCTTGTTCGAGGAAAtgttagtttttgttttatttgagacTATGTTTAGTTCAGTTTAGTTACAATATAACGCGCGcaccaattagcctcatgcatgaagtttatagttgaacgaaatatgttttattcggaggtttgttaccgttatatcatgttacaaatgcatttccgtttttaaattaccatttaattacttaaaattataaataaaaagtacaaaaatttgcccgcgaaaagctagtgagcgaaacgctcgaaaagCCACGTGACGTCaagcgttcgacagattagtgtcattagtagcaaatgtcagttgggccgcccaacgtgtgacgtcatcacgctctgtcgaattcgcgccaaaaattatgagcgtttcaaacGCTCAAAGAactcaacattttaaatattttttaataaaataatgttaaggtttacaaaagtattttcatcatttccggtgttccaacgatataaattatgaatccaaaaataaaaataaattcatacaTGGAGCTAATTCCACGGTACCGTAACTAAGTTTGGTTTCTCTAAATAGTTGGTACCTAGTTGATATTTATAGAATCAACACACAACAGTCACACTGCCCTTGTAGCGTTCATTTTTAACAACAAAGACTGTGTAAAGAAACTTAATTGCCATATTTTCAACTCTTATTAAACTCGAAAACAGCCATCCAAGTCAACTCCCGTTTGAGATTCGTATAAAAAGCAATAAATCTAATTTGTCCCTGGTCACACTAATACAAACGAATGGTCCAAACAGTAGACTCAGCGAAATTAAACCGGATAATGAAGTGGCGGCATTTGTCTCAATTTGCGGATAAAACTCAGTGTATTAGATACGTATTAAGTTGTTTGGAAAGTTTGGGGACGGCTGTTGTTAGTTGCGGATTGTTTGACAGTTTGGGAATCGGTTTTGGAGAGTTAAATATTTGGGGCGGTATGGCTAATATCTTTCGGAACAACATACAGGCAAATTTCTCGATGggctaaattaaaaagttactttgCCTTAGATACGATACAAAATACGATTTTGCCGacagtaggtactcgtattctAACAGCAAAGgatgttttttataaaattttaacatacctaagttttttttttaaatatatattacattttgaTAGAAGCTTATAAGTACCTGGTATCAGTAGCAGTACTGCATGAGTCTGGGACCGTTGATCACGACATCCGGGTCCGAATCAGTGCGGCTTGGTCTAAATGGTGGGAGGTCACAGGAGTCATCGCAGAATACCGCTTAGACTCAAAGGTCAGGGCTAGTGTATAAGTTCATTATCCGTCCAGTCCTACCTTATGGCGCCGATTCGCCGAACCGTGGCCGGTTTTAGAAAGGCACGTTCAGGAGCTTCGTGTTACAGAGATGAAGATGCTGCGGTGGATGTGCGGTGTAACGCGCATCCGTGACAGTCTCGCAGTGCGTGACGTATAGCGATAGATATAcctacagggtggccaaaaaatatgtgcaatcccgttgccagggagattttgggtttatactgagcaacttttactatgggaccaaccccgaaatcgcgaaaaaaaatttggctgtttcatacatttaggctggtccattttctatgggagggcaaattttttttacgcgatttcgtggttggtcccatattaaaagttgctcagtataatcctaaaacctccctggcaatggaaatgcacatatttttggccaccctgtatacatagcggcaacagaaatacctacatcatctgtgaaaatttcaactgtctagctattacggttcatgagatacagtctggtgacagacagacagatagacggacagactttgggtacggaaccctaaatattaCATAAACCTTGCACGGATATGGGAATACAGTATAATTGGGAAGGTAGGCGGGAATTAAAAATGATTAATTTAATGAGCGCATTATTTAAAATTCAACAGATGGCTCATTATGGTAGCGGTTTCTGAAATTTATGCTTTTTGCTCTGTGTTCGCACTtccaatttatatttttacccaTTCGTTACTTTTAGGGTCGGTTCGGTTGCACCActctgtttgtcatcgttaaagagttcgctaaattttattgtatggaaagtttcatagtaaactgccgcggcccgggtgacgttgatcagtccgtcAAGTGCGGACGGTGCAACTGGCACAGATGTATAAACAGCTTTACAGGAATACTGTACCTAGATTTCAATTTAACGACGTGTACCCAGACGGAATCTCAGGAAAAACTAAGATGATGACTCCTGTAGCAATCCCggccaaatttcaacttcccatacaaacggaggttctcactttaaaactacgtgttgtatgaaactttgcacatataattagTTAATATAGCGCCAGCTTATATAAGAACTACTATAAacaggtttacctagtttagggctcaggacactatttctaggctgtctaacaatagaatagaatactcctaaaaatgtaattctactatgtaataagctgcatttttgatacacaaataaatcatttttaattttcaaaaaaacaaaaaaaaaacgaaatagagcaaaaacaagttttgtatgaaaacttaaattaactgtatttttttaactatggcatcagaaactacataaactaattacaggcatagatataccttatcctactttaagtacaaagtttcagaacaatctGGCTAGTCGtacggagaaccgagcttgctgcggactcttaattatttttactttcatTTGAgtaatcatataaataaatgatgataGTAGGAAGCTATCGGTGAATGGGcgtgaaacatttattttatttttattgataaatatgTTTACTTTACATTATACAGCAAGGAACCCAATACGTCATTAAACTAACACTAAACATAAcaacatataattattatccGAAGGGAAGTAGTACCTAATGTGTCTGACTCTTTGAGAGCTGtacttttttcactttttttcttacttaaatGACTTGTTCTGGCATGTTCGTGGTAGTCGAATGCCCAACCACTTAATATAAaccgataaaataaaaaattatattgaataccTAAGTATTTTATTGAATCACGAGTGacaagtataaaataaacagtctttttataaattatatattttttttatattgctccgatcaaagatagatataactccgtaatagatggatacagtctatggaaaaaacgtgcctcgaaaatcaagaaaatttgattctcgttcagagggtactagttttggcctactgtcgtatagatggcgttgacggttacgtttgttatttaacaattttaacgcatatcagtgaatgtCATATCATAAggcacatgggtcaaaatcataaaaataattaatgcaaataaaaaaaatcatttatctatattaaaatacatattaaaatatttttataaatcttcatttttagttttaaagtgtgtacagatggcagtgaatttactggggttacaaaatttactatgacagtaccgctctagtataagttattctatggCTCCGATAATATCATTTACAAAAGATCTTGCGAGATTCACTGCACATCCAAGTATTACATTtcgtaggtatttaattataaataaatttgaacaaaataattaacaaatattgCCTCGGTGAAATAGAATATGGAAGAGGAATCATTGTTTGATTCTGAAGCCACTTATTCCAAAAATCTCTATAGTTATTTATAGACATTGTTCAACAAAAACAAATGACGGCTCAACAAACGGACGCCATGTTATAATCGCCCATGTGATATGAttccaaaatggcggatttTGATTTACACCCCACCGGTTCTTTGTTCGTTCCGTTATCTTTCCAATAAACGTGAAATATTGTCGGCCAGTGCTCAGGAAGCTATTCGATGGTATATATCAAAAAGATTGTCTAATTTAAAATCGTTCgtacagttttaattttattccttTTCATCTGCGCTCTAGTATAGTGGGAGTTCGGGAGAATTCCGCTCGGTGGCTACGTGCTTTATCGGGTTTTAGATGTCGGAAATAACTTGAGAACAGGTAAATGTGCGCTttggtaaataaaacaaaaaactttgACTTCTCCTTGAAATTttaaagcaattaaaatttccttattaggtattttgtcttccgtacatacataatttattaataaaataacaatagatTTAAAGCCAAATTAATCTATCCTTAACATGGCTAACGTGACTTATTATTGTAAACATAGTCACTAACAAATACTTTTTAAAGTAtaactttgtaaaaaaacagtCTAAATATTCCTCATCAGTCAGGCATAACTTAAAACTAGGTACTAAAAATAGTTTAGCGAATTTTGATCTTAAAATTGCTACCCAAAAGAAACTACAGACTAGACTACAGACTAGAGATTACCCGtacttatacaataataatttctACCTAacgtataatttaaaaaatatttttttagaatacCTTAAACCTAATGAATAAAATCAGTCTCAGTTTAGAAACCAGCGGCATTACCATCAGATCTCTGATCCCCGGCTCCCTCCAACATTCCATTAGAGTGCCTCACTAGTGCTCCAGCTTGCCCCACATCTTCACTAAACGACGGCAAAATAACAACGTCATGACCTCTTTTCTTCAAGTACTCCACGGTATCATTACTGAATCTATCTTCCAGAAGCAGTCGGTTGTGCATATCTCCAACTGTTCTGCCGTACACCCAACGGGGACTGGACACAGATTTCTGCAGATTAAGACCTTGAACAACGTATCTATGAAAGATAGCGGCTTGGGTTTGAGGTTGGCCGTCCCCTCCACGTGTTCCATAAATCATCACTCTTCCATCATGAAGCTTAGCTGCAGCAGGGTTCAAAGTATGGTACGGCTTCTTGCCAGGCTTTAAAGATCTTAAGTGATCTTGATTTAAAACGAAGGCCGTGCCCCGATTATGCAAAGTGACCCCAGTTTGAGGCAAAACTATACCACTACCAAAGTGATGATAGATACTTTGGATAAATGAAACTGAGAAACCTCTGTTGTCCATTACGCCCATCCAGATTGTGTCTCCAGCAACTTTTACAGATCCAGAAGAGGACGCTATATCTGGGTTAATGTTCTTTACCATATTCTTAAGTATATTGTCAGACAACAAACTTTGCGGATTGGAAACATTCATATATTTCGGATCGGTTAAGTATTGGTCTCTCAGTTTGAAAGCTTGTTTGGTGGCCTCAACTGTTGCATGTATAAACTGTCCGTCATCTTTACCATCAATATTTAACTTGTCCAACATTCCTAATATGGCCAAAGATACAGTACCTTGAGTTGGGGGTGGAAGATTATACAAGTCACCTTTCTTATGTGGCATTCGTAATGGAGTCCTCCTAACAGCAGTATAATTTGCAAGATCATCTCTTGTTATAGCCATGTTTAAAGCCGCCATGTCCTCTCCTATTAAATCTGCCACTTTCCCACGGTAAAAACTGTTCAATCCTTGGTCAGACAAGTTTCTCAAAGTACCCGCGAGTTTTCTCTGGTACAATTTTTCACCTTCCTTCAGTATTATACCATTAGGTAGAAATATTTCTTTAAACGTCTCCGAGTTGTCTTCAAAGTTCTTTGCTTTTATCAAAGCATGAATCAGAGATCCGGAAACAGGAAATCCATCTTCTGCGTACCTAATAGCATCAACTAAAAGTCGAGATACTGACATGTTTTGGTATCCACATTCTCTTACGTAATTTAAAGCTTCTTGCCAGCCTCCTATAGTTCCTGGGACAGTGAGGGCTGATTTAACGCCTCTAAAGGGTATAGTCTTCTCTCCTGCTAAGTAATATACATTTGCCAAGCTTCCAGCAGCACCACAAGCTTCTATAACCACCGGGTCACTATGTGGTGGTACAATCAGCCAGAAGCCATCTCCACCAATGCTGTTCATGTGTGGATAGACCACGGCGATGGTCGCAGCAGCAGCCACCATGGCTTCCATAGCTGTACCTCCTTCTCTGAGGATGGCGAGGGCAGTTTGGGTGGCGAGGTGGTGAGGCGTTACCACCATTCCTTGAGGTGCCATGATACTTCTTTCCATGATGTAATGGATTTCTGAaacaagtaaattaaaatatttatatactcatGACATATATATACCTGTCTGGGGTGGGGCGGCTAAAACGCGACTTATTAACCTGGAAAGAGCTCAGCGTGCACtcttaaaaacaatgtattttaaaaagatCCGTTCCCCCACAGAATCATTATACCATCTAAGCGACCTATAATCAATAAggaaactatatattttacaatgactttaaaaaaaacaatcaaacaAATCAACAATTACAAAATGGTTAAAATCAAAAAGCTACGAGGAAATAGAagacttacaaaaataaaatacaaaatactataTGTTACTAGAGATTCACACATCAACTtactaaatacatacttacatacacacacacacacacacacacacacacacacacacacacacacacacacacacacacacacacacacacacacacacacacacacacacacacacacacacacacacacacacacacacacacacacacacacacacacacacacacacacacacacacacacacacacacacacacacacacacacacacacacacacacacacacacacacacacacacacacacacacacacacacacacacacacacacacacacacacacacacacacacacacacacacacacacacacacacacacacacacacacacacacacacacacacacacacacacacacacacacacacacacacacacacacacacacacacacacacacacacacacacacacacacacacacacacacacacacacacacacacacacacacacacacacacacacacacacacacacacacacacacacacacacacacacacacacacacacacacacacacacacacacacacacacacacacacacacacacacacacacacacacacacacacacacacacacacacacacacacacacacacacacacacacacacacacacacacacacacacacacacacacacacac
It encodes the following:
- the LOC134743448 gene encoding oxamate amidohydrolase proenzyme-like — its product is MERSIMAPQGMVVTPHHLATQTALAILREGGTAMEAMVAAAATIAVVYPHMNSIGGDGFWLIVPPHSDPVVIEACGAAGSLANVYYLAGEKTIPFRGVKSALTVPGTIGGWQEALNYVRECGYQNMSVSRLLVDAIRYAEDGFPVSGSLIHALIKAKNFEDNSETFKEIFLPNGIILKEGEKLYQRKLAGTLRNLSDQGLNSFYRGKVADLIGEDMAALNMAITRDDLANYTAVRRTPLRMPHKKGDLYNLPPPTQGTVSLAILGMLDKLNIDGKDDGQFIHATVEATKQAFKLRDQYLTDPKYMNVSNPQSLLSDNILKNMVKNINPDIASSSGSVKVAGDTIWMGVMDNRGFSVSFIQSIYHHFGSGIVLPQTGVTLHNRGTAFVLNQDHLRSLKPGKKPYHTLNPAAAKLHDGRVMIYGTRGGDGQPQTQAAIFHRYVVQGLNLQKSVSSPRWVYGRTVGDMHNRLLLEDRFSNDTVEYLKKRGHDVVILPSFSEDVGQAGALVRHSNGMLEGAGDQRSDGNAAGF